In one Inquilinus sp. Marseille-Q2685 genomic region, the following are encoded:
- the cobU gene encoding bifunctional adenosylcobinamide kinase/adenosylcobinamide-phosphate guanylyltransferase encodes MSELPAATLVLGGARSGKSRHAEALVESQSGDCIYLATAEAWDAEMVERISRHQAQRGSRWRTVEAPLELVETLEQAAGPGRAVLVDCLTLWLSNLMHADRDIAAETDRLVRWLAAPPGPVVLVSNEVGLGIVPDIALARAFRDHAGRLHQAVAAVVPSVVFVAAGLPLILKSA; translated from the coding sequence ATGTCTGAGCTGCCGGCGGCGACGCTGGTGCTGGGCGGCGCCCGGTCGGGCAAGAGCCGCCATGCCGAGGCGCTGGTCGAGAGCCAGTCCGGCGACTGCATCTATCTCGCCACCGCCGAGGCCTGGGACGCCGAGATGGTGGAGCGCATCTCCCGCCACCAGGCGCAACGCGGCTCGCGCTGGCGCACGGTCGAGGCGCCGCTGGAGCTGGTCGAGACCCTTGAGCAGGCGGCCGGCCCCGGCCGCGCCGTGCTGGTCGACTGCCTGACCCTCTGGCTGTCCAATCTCATGCATGCCGACCGCGACATCGCCGCCGAGACCGACCGGCTGGTGCGCTGGCTCGCGGCGCCGCCCGGCCCGGTGGTGCTGGTGTCGAACGAGGTCGGCCTCGGCATCGTCCCCGACATCGCCCTGGCCCGCGCCTTCCGCGACCATGCCGGGCGCCTGCACCAGGCCGTGGCCGCCGTCGTGCCCTCGGTCGTCTTCGTCGCCGCCGGCCTTCCCCTGATCCTGAAATCCGCCTGA
- a CDS encoding sugar ABC transporter ATP-binding protein → MTQPPVLELSGISKAFGGVRALRDVDFALKAGEIHGLVGENGAGKSTLMKIIAGVHSEYEGRMRIDGHDVRFRSARDALAAGVGMVHQELSIVPDLSVAENVFLGSQPLTRLGVVDWAGMRRAAGEQLRRLGIDLDPRTPAGALPIGLQQLIEIARVLFSGARIIILDEPTSALSPPEIERLFGVLRRLRDEGRSFVFISHFLDDILRISDSVTVFRNGQRVMTAPAADTDKMMLIDRMIGAGHDELEESYTGEFRLDPKPRHPVVLSVDGLSLAGRYRDVSLEVRAGEVLGIYGFMGCGQLELARTLFGKLRADAGRISVEGRPVRLSSTAQARRAGIAFVPESRRAMLFHHEPIYKNVSISILDRISRWLLRPEAERGIARKHVETLRIRTPHVDAELGALSGGNQQKVALAKWLTYAPRVLILSEPTRGMDVGAKEDVVGIVRGLRDQGIGVVVVSAEPETVLALADRIVVMRKGEIAREFADGTVSKDRLLEAA, encoded by the coding sequence ATGACACAGCCCCCTGTGCTCGAGCTCAGCGGCATCTCGAAGGCGTTCGGCGGCGTCCGGGCCCTTCGGGATGTCGACTTCGCGCTCAAGGCCGGCGAGATCCACGGCCTGGTCGGCGAGAACGGCGCCGGCAAGTCGACCCTGATGAAGATCATCGCCGGCGTGCATTCGGAGTATGAGGGCCGGATGCGGATCGACGGCCATGACGTGCGCTTCCGATCGGCCCGCGACGCGCTGGCCGCCGGCGTCGGCATGGTGCATCAGGAGCTCAGCATCGTGCCGGACCTCAGCGTGGCCGAGAACGTGTTCCTCGGCTCGCAGCCGCTGACCCGGCTCGGCGTCGTCGACTGGGCCGGCATGCGCCGCGCGGCGGGGGAGCAGCTGCGCCGCCTCGGCATCGACCTCGACCCGCGCACCCCTGCCGGCGCCCTGCCGATCGGGCTGCAGCAGCTGATTGAGATCGCCCGGGTGCTGTTCTCCGGCGCCCGCATCATCATCCTGGACGAGCCGACCTCCGCCCTGTCGCCGCCGGAGATCGAGCGGCTGTTCGGCGTGCTGCGGCGGCTGCGCGACGAGGGGCGCAGCTTCGTCTTCATCTCCCATTTCCTCGACGACATCCTGCGGATCTCCGATTCGGTGACGGTATTCCGCAACGGCCAGCGCGTCATGACTGCTCCGGCCGCCGATACCGACAAGATGATGCTGATCGACCGCATGATCGGCGCCGGCCATGACGAGCTGGAGGAGAGCTACACCGGCGAATTCCGGCTCGACCCCAAGCCCCGCCATCCGGTGGTGCTGTCGGTCGACGGGCTGTCGCTGGCCGGCCGCTACCGCGACGTCTCGCTCGAGGTGCGGGCCGGCGAGGTGCTGGGCATCTACGGCTTCATGGGTTGCGGCCAGCTCGAGCTGGCGCGAACCCTGTTCGGCAAGCTGCGCGCCGATGCTGGCCGGATCTCGGTCGAAGGGCGGCCGGTGCGGCTGTCCAGCACCGCCCAGGCCCGGCGGGCCGGCATCGCCTTCGTGCCGGAGAGCCGGCGGGCGATGCTGTTCCATCACGAGCCGATCTACAAGAACGTCTCGATCAGCATCCTCGACCGGATCTCGCGCTGGCTGCTGCGGCCGGAGGCGGAGCGCGGCATCGCCCGCAAGCATGTCGAGACGCTGCGTATCCGCACCCCGCATGTCGATGCCGAACTCGGCGCGCTGTCGGGCGGCAACCAGCAGAAGGTGGCGCTGGCCAAGTGGCTGACCTACGCGCCGCGGGTGCTGATTCTGAGCGAGCCGACCCGCGGCATGGATGTCGGCGCCAAGGAGGATGTGGTCGGCATCGTCCGCGGCCTGCGCGACCAGGGCATCGGAGTCGTCGTGGTGTCGGCGGAGCCGGAGACGGTGCTGGCGCTGGCCGACCGGATCGTGGTGATGCGCAAGGGCGAGATCGCCCGCGAATTCGCGGACGGCACGGTCAGCAAGGACCGCCTGCTCGAGGCGGCGTGA
- a CDS encoding branched-chain amino acid ABC transporter permease: protein MASDAMTGATISPPSALRSAWPALLIFAVLALVPVVAPLLGGGSYPLTVAGRIMIFAIAAVSLDLILGYGGLVSFGHAAFIGLGAYAVGILMDSGWEEGLLLFPAAMLAAALFALLTGAVSLKTRGVHYIMITLAFGQMAYFTMTSLSAYGGDDGLTLWSRPLVTGFDWLNDRSAFYYAVLLLLVAAWALCRAVTRSRFGRVLRGCREDEERMRALGYDPFAYRLAATVIAGAIAGLAGALLAVQAEFVSPAYMSWQRSGELIVMVVLGGIGSLHGAIVGAAAFLLAEELLSGVTEHWRLIFGPLLILVVLFLRGGLGGLLGKVRHD from the coding sequence ATGGCCAGTGACGCGATGACCGGGGCAACGATCTCGCCCCCCTCCGCGCTGCGCTCGGCCTGGCCGGCGCTGCTGATCTTCGCCGTGCTGGCGCTGGTGCCGGTGGTGGCGCCGCTGCTCGGCGGCGGCAGTTATCCGCTGACCGTCGCCGGCCGGATCATGATCTTCGCCATCGCCGCGGTCAGCCTCGACCTGATCCTCGGCTATGGCGGGCTGGTGTCCTTCGGCCATGCCGCCTTCATCGGCCTCGGCGCCTATGCCGTCGGCATCCTGATGGATTCGGGGTGGGAGGAGGGGCTGCTGCTGTTCCCGGCCGCGATGCTGGCCGCCGCGCTCTTCGCACTCCTGACCGGCGCGGTGTCGCTGAAGACCCGCGGCGTGCACTACATCATGATCACGCTGGCGTTCGGGCAGATGGCGTATTTCACGATGACCAGCCTGTCCGCCTATGGCGGAGACGATGGGCTGACGCTGTGGTCGCGTCCGCTGGTCACCGGCTTCGATTGGCTGAACGACCGGTCAGCCTTCTACTATGCGGTGCTGCTCCTGCTGGTCGCCGCCTGGGCGCTGTGCCGCGCCGTCACCCGGTCGCGCTTCGGCCGGGTGCTGCGCGGCTGCCGCGAGGACGAGGAGCGGATGCGGGCTTTGGGCTACGATCCCTTCGCCTACCGCTTGGCCGCCACGGTCATCGCCGGCGCCATCGCCGGCCTGGCCGGGGCGCTGCTGGCGGTCCAGGCGGAGTTCGTCAGCCCGGCCTACATGTCCTGGCAGCGCTCGGGCGAGCTGATCGTGATGGTGGTGCTGGGCGGCATCGGCAGCCTGCACGGCGCCATCGTCGGCGCCGCCGCCTTCCTGCTGGCGGAGGAACTGCTGTCCGGCGTCACCGAGCATTGGCGGCTGATCTTCGGGCCGCTCCTGATCCTGGTGGTGCTGTTCCTGCGCGGCGGGCTGGGCGGTCTGCTCGGGAAGGTCCGGCATGACTGA
- a CDS encoding sugar ABC transporter substrate-binding protein, translating into MGDREHRSRRDFIMAAAATAGAAAALGGLDFKMAAQAAEAVGRSEKPLKAAFSNAGLQATWCAQGKQAAEYWGKLFNVEITWFDGELAAPKQRTAIDNMASQKWDFVAIQAFGIGTLTQPVQKMIDAGIPVIDMDTLIAPLDQINVHSFLAPDNEFMGASVTQALCNAINGEGTIIMTQGALGHTGAQGRARGFESVVKQFPKIEVLNTDPADWDVSKTARLWETHLTKYPKISAAFFHNDDMALAAYNVMKARNRTDILIGGVDAMPPAIQAVADGRMYATVRNPSCRIHGGAVIAGVAAVVGGEKTGPGGIPKSVVTDGPVVTKANAAGMQWMQDHFLI; encoded by the coding sequence ATGGGCGATCGTGAGCATCGCAGCAGGCGTGATTTCATCATGGCCGCGGCGGCGACGGCGGGCGCGGCAGCCGCGCTCGGCGGGCTGGATTTCAAGATGGCGGCGCAGGCGGCGGAAGCCGTCGGCCGGTCCGAGAAGCCGCTGAAGGCGGCCTTCTCCAATGCCGGCCTGCAGGCCACCTGGTGTGCCCAGGGCAAGCAGGCGGCGGAATACTGGGGCAAGCTGTTCAACGTCGAGATCACCTGGTTCGACGGTGAGCTGGCGGCGCCGAAGCAGCGCACCGCGATCGACAACATGGCCTCCCAGAAATGGGACTTCGTGGCCATCCAGGCCTTCGGCATCGGCACCCTGACCCAGCCGGTGCAGAAGATGATCGACGCCGGCATCCCGGTGATCGACATGGACACGCTGATCGCACCGCTGGACCAGATCAACGTCCACAGCTTCCTGGCCCCGGACAACGAGTTCATGGGCGCGTCGGTGACCCAGGCTTTGTGCAACGCCATCAACGGCGAGGGCACCATCATCATGACCCAGGGCGCGCTCGGCCACACCGGGGCGCAGGGGCGGGCGCGCGGCTTCGAATCGGTGGTCAAGCAGTTCCCGAAGATCGAGGTGCTGAACACCGACCCGGCCGACTGGGACGTGTCGAAGACGGCGCGTCTGTGGGAGACGCACCTGACCAAGTATCCGAAGATCAGCGCCGCCTTCTTCCACAATGACGACATGGCGCTTGCCGCCTACAACGTGATGAAGGCCCGCAACCGGACCGACATCCTGATCGGCGGCGTCGACGCCATGCCGCCGGCGATCCAGGCGGTGGCGGACGGCCGCATGTACGCGACCGTGCGCAACCCGTCCTGCCGCATCCATGGCGGTGCGGTGATCGCCGGCGTCGCGGCAGTGGTCGGCGGCGAGAAGACGGGGCCGGGCGGCATCCCGAAATCCGTGGTCACCGACGGTCCGGTCGTGACCAAGGCGAACGCGGCCGGGATGCAGTGGATGCAGGATCACTTCCTGATCTGA
- a CDS encoding fatty acid desaturase → MATSQTGPDDTSHEHEDILYPEAGPFVLLHLASLAAIWTGVTWQALVICVVLYVLRIFAIGAGYHRYFAHRAYSTSRVFQFILAFLSQSTAQKSVLWWAAKHRHHHQHSDTEQDVHSPRHRGFLYAHLGWIFSTRHRTTDLTKIADFARYPELMWLHRYELTPAVILAAIAFLLGGWPGLVVGFVWSTVLVYHGTFSINSLAHVHGRKRYVTGDDSRNNWLLALITMGEGWHNNHHAYQSSVRQGFRWWEVDPTFYILKALSWCGVVWNLKTPPEAVLRNEQRLGTKIIERAAAELAATFPVERIAAALHEARTHAHAPTLADIRDALATAQHKTADLLAKAHVPGFPTRDEVRLRATAMFAKTRSMEEIVERAHRLILEALSKRLAAA, encoded by the coding sequence ATGGCCACCTCGCAGACCGGCCCGGACGACACCTCGCACGAGCACGAGGACATCCTGTATCCGGAGGCGGGCCCGTTCGTCCTGCTCCATCTCGCCAGCCTCGCGGCGATCTGGACCGGCGTCACCTGGCAGGCCCTGGTGATCTGCGTGGTCCTGTATGTCCTGCGCATCTTCGCGATCGGGGCCGGTTATCACCGCTATTTCGCCCATCGCGCCTATTCCACCAGCCGGGTCTTCCAGTTCATCCTGGCTTTCCTGTCGCAGAGCACGGCGCAGAAGAGCGTGCTGTGGTGGGCGGCCAAGCACCGGCACCACCACCAGCATTCCGACACCGAGCAGGACGTGCATTCGCCCCGGCACCGGGGCTTCCTCTATGCCCATCTCGGCTGGATCTTCTCGACCCGCCATCGCACGACGGATCTCACGAAGATCGCCGATTTCGCGCGCTACCCCGAGCTGATGTGGTTGCACAGATACGAGCTGACCCCGGCCGTCATCCTGGCCGCCATCGCCTTCCTGCTCGGCGGCTGGCCCGGGCTGGTGGTCGGCTTCGTCTGGAGCACGGTGCTGGTCTATCACGGCACCTTCAGCATCAACTCGCTGGCCCATGTGCATGGCCGCAAGCGCTACGTCACCGGCGACGATTCCCGCAACAACTGGCTGCTCGCGCTGATCACCATGGGCGAGGGCTGGCACAACAACCACCACGCCTATCAGAGCAGCGTGCGCCAGGGCTTCAGGTGGTGGGAGGTCGACCCGACCTTCTACATCCTGAAGGCGCTGTCCTGGTGCGGCGTTGTCTGGAACCTGAAGACCCCGCCCGAGGCCGTGCTGCGCAACGAGCAGCGCCTCGGCACCAAGATCATCGAGCGGGCGGCGGCCGAGCTGGCGGCGACCTTCCCGGTCGAGCGCATCGCGGCGGCGCTGCACGAGGCGCGGACCCACGCCCATGCGCCGACCCTGGCCGACATCCGGGACGCCCTGGCGACCGCGCAGCACAAGACCGCGGACCTGCTGGCCAAGGCGCATGTTCCGGGCTTCCCGACGCGGGACGAGGTCCGGCTGCGCGCCACCGCGATGTTCGCCAAGACCCGGTCGATGGAGGAGATCGTCGAGCGCGCCCATCGCCTGATCCTGGAAGCCCTCAGCAAGCGCCTGGCCGCGGCCTGA
- a CDS encoding ABC transporter ATP-binding protein yields the protein MLEIEGLEAGYGGAQVLFGISLGVEAGEIATLLGRNGMGKTTTIRSLLGLLRPRAGRIRFEGSDITGLPPYRIAQAGIGLVPEGRQIFPTLTVEENLVATAADRFRRAKPWTLDRVYAVFPRLAERRRHRGSQLSGGEQQMLAIGRALMTNPKLLVLDEATEGLAPLIRAEIWACLDRLKGEGQSILIVDKTLDALLRLAQRHAVIEKGRVVWSGTSAELAAAEGTRERYLAL from the coding sequence CTGCTGGAGATCGAGGGGCTGGAGGCCGGCTACGGCGGCGCCCAGGTGCTGTTCGGCATCAGCCTGGGCGTTGAGGCAGGGGAGATCGCGACCCTGCTCGGCCGCAACGGCATGGGCAAGACCACCACCATCCGCAGCCTGCTGGGCCTGCTGCGCCCGAGGGCCGGCCGCATCCGTTTCGAGGGATCCGACATCACCGGCCTGCCGCCCTACCGCATCGCCCAGGCCGGCATCGGGCTGGTGCCGGAAGGCCGGCAGATCTTCCCGACCCTGACGGTCGAGGAGAACCTGGTCGCCACCGCCGCCGACCGCTTCCGCCGGGCCAAGCCCTGGACGCTCGACCGGGTCTACGCCGTCTTCCCGCGGCTGGCGGAGCGGCGGCGGCACCGCGGCAGCCAGCTGTCCGGCGGCGAACAGCAGATGCTGGCGATCGGCCGGGCGCTGATGACCAACCCGAAGCTGCTGGTGCTGGACGAGGCGACGGAAGGGCTGGCACCGCTGATCCGGGCCGAGATCTGGGCCTGCCTCGACCGGCTGAAGGGCGAGGGCCAGTCCATCCTGATCGTCGACAAGACCCTCGACGCCCTGCTGCGCCTGGCCCAGCGCCATGCGGTGATCGAGAAGGGAAGGGTGGTGTGGAGCGGCACGAGCGCGGAGCTCGCCGCAGCCGAGGGAACACGGGAGCGTTATTTGGCGCTATAG
- the cobW gene encoding cobalamin biosynthesis protein CobW, whose protein sequence is MPAKIPATVVTGFLGAGKTTLIRHLLQTANGRRLALIINEFGDVGVDGDLLRSCGDATCREEDVVELANGCICCTVADDFIPTIEKLLARDEPPEHIVIETSGLALPKPLVKAFGWPEIRTRVTVDGVITVIDGAAVSEGRFVPDEEALAAQRAADEALDHDSPLEELFEDQLACADMVILNKTDLLDDDSLSAVSTDLAAQLRPGVKVVKARHGAIDAAVLLGLGAAAENDLAARPSHHDAEEEHDHDDFESFHVDLGPVADPDALARKLKPVIEAHDILRLKGFAEVAGKPMRLVVQAVGGRIQHYYDRAWRTEEPRGTTLVVIGERGLDRTAITEALTA, encoded by the coding sequence ATGCCCGCCAAGATCCCCGCCACCGTCGTCACCGGCTTTCTCGGCGCCGGCAAGACCACGCTGATCCGCCACCTGCTGCAGACCGCGAATGGCCGGCGGCTGGCGCTGATCATCAACGAGTTCGGCGATGTCGGCGTGGATGGCGACCTCCTGCGCAGCTGCGGCGACGCCACCTGCCGCGAGGAGGATGTGGTGGAGCTGGCCAATGGCTGCATCTGCTGCACCGTGGCCGACGACTTCATCCCGACCATCGAGAAGCTGCTGGCCCGCGACGAGCCGCCGGAGCACATCGTGATCGAGACCAGCGGCCTGGCCCTGCCCAAGCCGCTGGTGAAGGCCTTCGGCTGGCCGGAGATCCGCACCCGGGTGACGGTCGACGGCGTCATCACCGTGATCGATGGCGCCGCCGTCTCCGAAGGCCGCTTCGTGCCGGACGAGGAAGCCCTGGCCGCCCAGCGCGCCGCCGACGAGGCGCTGGATCATGACAGTCCGTTGGAGGAGCTGTTCGAGGACCAGCTGGCCTGCGCCGACATGGTGATCCTGAACAAGACCGACCTGCTGGACGACGACTCCCTGTCGGCCGTCTCGACCGACCTCGCCGCCCAGCTGCGGCCGGGGGTGAAGGTGGTGAAGGCGCGACATGGCGCCATCGACGCCGCGGTGCTGCTGGGCCTCGGCGCGGCGGCCGAGAACGACCTCGCAGCGCGCCCCTCGCATCACGATGCGGAGGAGGAGCACGATCACGACGATTTCGAGAGCTTCCATGTCGATCTCGGCCCGGTGGCCGACCCGGACGCCCTGGCCCGCAAGCTGAAGCCGGTGATCGAGGCGCACGACATCCTGCGGCTGAAGGGATTCGCCGAGGTCGCGGGCAAGCCGATGCGCCTGGTGGTGCAGGCGGTCGGCGGCCGCATCCAGCACTATTACGACCGCGCCTGGCGCACCGAGGAGCCGCGCGGCACCACCCTGGTGGTGATCGGCGAGCGTGGCCTCGACCGCACCGCCATCACCGAAGCCCTGACGGCCTGA
- a CDS encoding ABC transporter permease codes for MGAQTTQTTGSPGSRLGAMLGSQLRNIAPFITLIALLVFFGVASPSFLTVDNFSNILNQVSVTAIIAVGLTFVILCAEIDLSVAAIANATGIVVAFLTVQESYVNIANVPLPGWAAILVALASCVALGLINAFGVTRIGIPSFIMTLAMMQIGAGICAMLVRGQIAYAVPPILVTLGSGSIGGIPWIVIVAGITLLVAHLVLTYTRFGRYVYMVGGNREAAEFSGVNVRVIIGAVLVISAVCSGLAGMLGVAYFGSAQQNEFDTFLLDAIAAVVVGGTSLFGGRGGIGNTIIGVLILGVLNNGLDHVDIDSFLKILIRGLILLAALVINVYAQRLRTVRGATSA; via the coding sequence ATGGGCGCGCAGACCACACAGACCACCGGCAGCCCGGGCTCCAGGCTCGGGGCGATGCTGGGCAGCCAGCTGCGCAACATCGCGCCCTTCATCACGCTGATCGCGCTGCTGGTGTTCTTCGGCGTCGCCAGCCCGTCCTTCCTGACGGTCGACAATTTCAGCAACATCCTGAACCAGGTCTCGGTCACCGCGATCATCGCCGTCGGCCTGACCTTCGTCATCCTGTGCGCCGAGATCGACCTGTCGGTCGCCGCCATCGCCAACGCCACCGGCATCGTCGTCGCCTTCCTGACGGTGCAGGAATCCTATGTGAACATCGCCAATGTGCCGCTGCCCGGCTGGGCCGCGATCCTGGTGGCGCTGGCCAGCTGCGTGGCGCTGGGGCTGATCAACGCCTTCGGCGTCACCCGGATCGGCATCCCGTCCTTCATCATGACGCTGGCGATGATGCAGATCGGTGCCGGCATCTGCGCCATGCTGGTGCGCGGACAGATCGCCTATGCCGTGCCGCCGATCCTCGTCACCCTGGGCTCGGGGTCGATCGGCGGCATTCCCTGGATCGTGATCGTGGCCGGGATCACGCTGCTGGTCGCGCATCTGGTGCTGACCTACACGCGCTTCGGCCGCTACGTCTACATGGTCGGCGGCAACCGTGAGGCGGCCGAGTTCTCGGGCGTCAACGTCCGGGTCATCATCGGCGCGGTGCTGGTGATCTCGGCGGTGTGCTCGGGCCTCGCCGGCATGCTCGGCGTCGCCTATTTCGGCAGCGCCCAGCAGAACGAGTTCGACACCTTCCTGCTCGACGCCATCGCCGCGGTGGTGGTCGGCGGCACCAGCCTGTTCGGCGGCCGCGGCGGCATCGGCAACACCATCATCGGCGTGCTGATCCTGGGCGTGCTGAACAACGGCCTCGACCATGTCGACATCGACAGCTTCCTGAAGATCCTGATCCGCGGCCTGATCCTGCTGGCGGCCCTGGTGATCAACGTCTACGCTCAGCGGCTGCGGACGGTGCGCGGCGCTACGTCCGCTTGA
- a CDS encoding ABC transporter ATP-binding protein → MTEPVLQVEGLCKRFGALTVTDGVGFDVRPGEIHALIGPNGAGKTTLIQQICGRLAPDAGTIRFLGEDVTRLSAHRRAQRGLARTFQITRLLPGFTTLQNVATAVQRRRGSSFRFLRPVSRDRGIDAAARALLQRTGLAARADVPASALSHGEKRQLELAMALALEPKLLVLDEPMAGTGREETARLVELLRGLAGSLPMILVEHDMSAVFALADRISVLVYGRVIATGMPAEIRASPEVRAAYLGEEAA, encoded by the coding sequence ATGACTGAGCCGGTGCTCCAGGTCGAAGGCCTCTGCAAGCGCTTCGGCGCCCTGACCGTCACCGATGGCGTCGGCTTCGACGTCCGGCCGGGCGAGATCCACGCTTTGATCGGCCCGAACGGCGCCGGCAAGACCACGCTGATCCAGCAGATCTGCGGCCGCCTCGCGCCCGATGCCGGCACCATCCGCTTCCTGGGCGAGGATGTCACCCGCCTGTCGGCGCATCGAAGGGCGCAGCGCGGCCTGGCCCGCACCTTCCAGATCACCCGCCTGCTGCCTGGCTTCACCACGCTGCAGAACGTGGCCACGGCGGTGCAGCGCCGCCGCGGCTCCAGCTTCCGCTTTCTCCGGCCAGTCAGCCGCGACCGCGGAATCGACGCGGCGGCCCGGGCGCTGCTGCAGCGTACCGGCCTCGCCGCGCGGGCTGATGTCCCGGCGTCGGCGCTGAGCCATGGCGAGAAGCGCCAGCTCGAGCTCGCCATGGCCCTGGCGCTGGAGCCGAAGCTGCTGGTGCTCGACGAGCCGATGGCCGGCACCGGGCGGGAGGAGACGGCCCGGCTGGTCGAGCTGCTGCGCGGTCTGGCCGGCAGCCTGCCGATGATCCTGGTCGAGCACGACATGAGCGCGGTCTTCGCCCTGGCCGACCGCATCTCGGTGCTGGTCTACGGCCGCGTCATCGCCACCGGCATGCCGGCCGAGATCCGCGCCAGCCCGGAGGTCCGCGCGGCCTATCTCGGCGAGGAGGCGGCGTGA